From Gemmatimonadota bacterium, the proteins below share one genomic window:
- a CDS encoding NADH-quinone oxidoreductase subunit I, with translation MTDTATLRRRSPVAVYFRNIARAMGTAVQALLVTGGHLFTRSVTMQYPREVPELPARARHRLHVMIEDCIGCRLCERACPVECITMETIKSPASVDLGKTSSGNKKNYWMTDYRIDMAKCCYCGLCVDPCPTGCITMTPDFEYSTSDIVDHVFTFSRMSPAEVKEVTGQAEEEARRKAEEKKRKAEERARKVAEAKAAEAKAAGDPPAGKSADPEGGGE, from the coding sequence ATGACGGATACCGCGACTCTCCGGCGAAGGTCACCCGTGGCGGTGTACTTCCGCAATATCGCCCGGGCCATGGGGACGGCCGTGCAGGCGCTTCTTGTGACGGGAGGGCACCTCTTCACGCGGTCGGTGACCATGCAGTACCCGCGTGAGGTGCCCGAACTTCCGGCCCGAGCGCGCCATCGGCTGCATGTGATGATCGAAGACTGCATCGGCTGCCGGTTGTGCGAGCGGGCGTGCCCGGTCGAGTGCATCACAATGGAGACGATCAAGTCCCCGGCGTCGGTGGACCTCGGAAAGACATCCAGCGGCAACAAGAAGAACTACTGGATGACGGACTACCGGATCGACATGGCGAAGTGCTGCTACTGCGGACTGTGCGTGGATCCCTGCCCCACCGGGTGCATCACGATGACTCCGGACTTCGAGTACTCGACATCGGACATCGTGGACCATGTGTTCACTTTCTCGCGCATGAGTCCCGCGGAGGTGAAAGAGGTCACCGGGCAGGCCGAGGAAGAGGCACGGCGCAAGGCGGAGGAGAAGAAGCGCAAGGCGGAGGAGCGGGCGCGAAAGGTGGCCGAGGCGAAGGCGGCCGAGGCGAAAGCCGCCGGAGACCCGCCAGCCGGGAAGAGCGCGGATCCTGAAGGAGGGGGCGAATGA